A DNA window from Ranitomeya imitator isolate aRanImi1 chromosome 2, aRanImi1.pri, whole genome shotgun sequence contains the following coding sequences:
- the LOC138662742 gene encoding moesin: MPKTISVRVTTMDAELEFAIQPNTTGKQLFDQVVKTIGLREVWFFGLQYQDTKGFSTWLKLNKKVTAQDVRKDSPLLFKFRAKFYPEDVSEELIQDITQRLFFLQVKEGILNDDIYCPPETAVLLASYAVQAKYGDFNKDVQKPGYLSQDKLLPQRVLEQHKLSKDQWEDRIHVWHEEHRGMLREDAILEYLKIAQDLEMYGVNYFGIKNKKGSELWLGVDALGLNIYEQNDRLTPKIGFPWSEIRNISFNDKKFVIKPIDKKAPDFVFYAPRLRINKRILALCMGNHELYMRRRKPDTIEVQQMKAQAREEKHQKQMERALLENEKKKRELAEKEKEKIEREKEELMERLKQIEEQTRKAQEELEEQTRKALELDEERRKSQEEAERLARERQAAEEAKEALLKESQDQMKNQEQLAAELAELTSTIGQLELARKKKENEAEEWQHKAQAVQIDLEKTKEELKNVMSTPHVQEPTLAENEHDDDQDENGAEASAELKPEATIKDRSEEDRTTEAEKNERVQKHLQLLSSELEKARDDTKKTANDLLHAENVRAGRDKYKTLRQIRQGNTKQRIDEFESM; this comes from the exons GTTGTGAAAACCATTGGCCTTCGTGAGGTTTGGTTCTTTGGGCTCCAGTACCAAGACACCAAGGGCTTCTCCACATGGCTAAAGCTCAACAAAAAG GTCACTGCTCAGGATGTACGGAAAGATAGTCCATTGCTTTTCAAGTTTCGTGCCAAATTCTACCCCGAAGACGTTTCTGAGGAATTAATCCAAGATATCACACAGCGACTCTTCTTTCTCCAAGTAAAAGAAGGCATTCTGAACGACGATATTTACTGTCCTCCGGAGACGGCAGTGCTGCTGGCTTCATATGCTGTGCAGGCCAAGTATGGGGACTTCAACAAGGATGTCCAAAAGCCGGGCTATTTGTCCCAAGACAAGCTGCTTCCTCAGAG AGTTCTGGAGCAGCACAAACTCTCTAAAGACCAGTGGGAGGACAGGATCCACGTCTGGCACGAGGAGCACAGGGGCATGCTAAG AGAGGATGCCATTCTAGAGTACCTTAAAATTGCCCAGGATCTGGAGATGTACGGGGTTAACTACTttggcatcaagaataaaaagggctCTGAACTTTGGCTTGGAGTGGACGCATTGGGACTTAATATCTATGAGCAAAATGACAG GTTGACCCCCAAGATTGGGTTTCCATGGAGTGAGATCAGAAACATTTCATTTAATGACAAGAAGTTTGTGATCAAACCTATCGATAAGAAGGCTCCA GACTTTGTATTCTATGCCCCCCGATTACGGATCAATAAGCGAATCTTGGCCCTGTGCATGGGCAATCATGAATTGTACATGCGCCGCAGGAAGCCAGACACCATCGAAGTCCAGCAGATGAAAGCCCAAGCAAGAGAAGAGAAGCACCAGAAGCAGATGGAGAG AGCCCTTTTGGAAAATGAGAAGAAAAAGCGAGAGCtggcagagaaggagaaggaaaaGATTGAGCGTGAGAAGGAAGAACTGATGGAAAGGTTAAAACAAATCGAGGAGCAGACTAGGAAAGCCCAAGAGG AATTGGAGGAACAGACCCGAAAAGCCTTGGAATTGGACGAGGAGCGTAGAAAGTCCCAAGAAGAGGCGGAGAGACTCGCCAGAGAGCGCCAGGCTGCGGAGGAAGCCAAGGAAGCCCTACTGAAGGAATCTCAGGACCAGATGAAGAACCAGGAGCAGCTG GCCGCAGAGCTCGCTGAGCTGACCAGTACAATTGGCCAACTGGAACTTGCCCGTAAGAAGAAGGAAAATGAAGCAGAAGAATGGCAGCATAAG GCCCAGGCAGTGCAAATCGACTTGGAGAAGACCAAGGAGGAACTGAAGAATGTGATGAGCACTCCTCATGTACAGGAGCCGACACTCGCCGAAAATGAACACGACGATGACCAAGATGAGAACGGGGCAGAGGCCAGCGCAGAACTGAAACCAGAAGCCACAATCAAGGACCGGAGTGAGGAAGACCGGACTACAGAGGCAGAGAAGAATGAAAGGGTCCAGAAACATCTCCAG CTATTAAGCTCAGAGCTAGAAAAAGCCCGAGATGACACCAAGAAGACGGCCAATGATCTTCTGCATGCTGAAAATGTTCGCGCTGGACGAGACAAGTACAAGACGCTGCGTCAGATCCGCCAGGGCAACACCAAGCAGCGTATAGATGAGTTTGAGTCTATGTAA